The DNA segment TTTTCAGGCGCTCAATCACTATAGTCCTCCCTGAGATATGATCCAAAAAAAACAGGAGCAGGATTTACCTGCTCCTGTACAACACTCTTAAAATAATGCCGGATTGCGAGGGCTGATACTATTTTGCCTCTGACGCATTCCAGACATTTGCGCCCATGTCATTAACAGACGGCGTGAGATTAAATTTTGCAGTCACCTTCTTTGTCGTGCCATCCGGATTTGCAAGCGTGTATTCAACCTTTACCGGATAATCACCAGTTGGCAGCTTCTGTCCCTTTTCCAATATGACTACCGGCGCCTTAAAAGATGGACCATTGGGACTGCTCTCAATGAAAGCCTGGATAACCTTTACCGCGTCTTCATCCTTCGGCCCTGCAGGTTTTGCAGCACACCCATAGATCCCAAAGGCAACCAGCAATACCATGACAACAACACAAAATAAACCCTGACTTCTTCTCATTCTTCCTTCTCCTTAAAATTTAAAATGATATAAGTGCTTCTATTATAAGAAATCCTTTTTGACTCTGGCAAGTCATGTCATTGAAACGCCAGGATACAAACTACAGCAAAGAGCAGGAGACAGGGAGAGGAACTACTCATCCCCTCCTGTCTCTCACGATCTACAGCCTTTCCTTGACCAGATTCTCCACAACCGAAGGATCGGCAAGCGTTGAGGTATCTCCAAGCTCGTCAACCTGATTATGGGCGATCTTGCGAAGTATCCTTCTCATGATCTTGCCTGACCGTGTCTTTGGCAGGCCCGGAGCAAACTGGAGCTTGTCCGGCGTGGCAATAGGGCCGATCATTGTACGGACATGACCCACAAGGATCTTTTTGAGGGCATCAGTCGGTTCAACGCCCTGCTTGAGGGTTACATACACATAGATGCCCTCACCCTTAATATCATGGGGATAACCGACAACCGCAGCCTCTGCAACTGCCTCATGGCTCACCAGCGCTGATTCAACTTCTGCTGTGCCGAGACGGTGGCCAGAAATGTTGATGACATCGTCAATACGGCCCATCAGCCAGTAGTCGCCGTCTTCGTCCACCCTGGCGCCGTCACCGGTAAAGTATTTCCCGGCGTACTGCGAAAAATAGACTTCCTTGATCCTCTTATTCTCAGGATCTCCATAGGTTCCGCGCAGCATACCTGGCCAGGGCTTTTCAATAACAAGCTTTCCGCCTTCATTGGCTCCTGCAGGACTGCCGTCATCCTTAAGAACTCTGGGGACGACACCGAAAAATGGCCTGCAGGCAGAGCCCGGTTTCAGGGTCATGGCGCCTGGAAGCGGGGTGATCAGTATGCCGCCCGTCTCTGTCTGCCACCAGGTATCGACAATAGGCAGTTTTTCCTTGCCGACATTCCTGTGATACCACATCCATGCCTCGGGATTGATCGGTTCTCCCACAGAGCCCAGAACTCTGAGTGATGAAAGGTCGTGGCTTGAGACCCACTGCTCACCTTCTCTCATAAGCGCCCTGATGGCAGTAGGTGCGGTATAGAAAATATTTACCCGATGCTTTTCGACAAGGCTCCAGAACCTGCCGGGGTTGGGATACGTGGGAACACCTTCGAACATAAGGCTGGTCGCACCATTGGAAAGAGGGCCATACACGATATAGCTATGGCCGGTAACCCATCCGATGTCAGCAGTGCAGAAGTGGATATCCTCCTCATGATAATCGAAGATGTAACGGAACGTAAGGTTCGTGTAAAGACAGTATCCGCCGGTGGTATGGAGTACGCCCTTCGGTTTTCCGGTCGAACCTGACGTATAGAGAATAAAGAGCGGATCTTCTGCATCCATCTGCTCGGGCTCGCAGTAGTTCTTGATATCTGCAGAGGCCATTTCATCATGCCACCAGATATCCCTGCCGGGCTTCATCGCCACTTCACCGTCGCCGCGTTTTACAACGATTACCTTCTGCACGGTCGGGCATTCTTCAACAGCTCCGTCATTGTTCGTCTTGAGCGGTACGAATTTACCGCCGCGCACTCCTTTGTCAGAGGTGATAACGAGTGATGACTGACAGTCCTGAATACGATCACGGAGCGCTGTTGCGCTGAAGCCGCCGAATACAATGCTGTGAATGGCCCCGATCCTTGCGCATGCCAGCATCGAGATAGCAAGTTCAGGGATCATCGGAAGATAGATGGTCACACGGTCGCCCTTTTTGATCCCCTGCTTCTTGAGCACATTGGCAAACCGGTTAACTTCCATGAAGAGCTGCTGATACGTATAGGTCTTGTATGAGCCGTCGTCAGCCTCCCATATGATAGCTGCCTTGTTCCGGGTCGGAGTGTTTATGAACCGGTCAAGACAATTATAGCTTGCGTTAAGCTTGCCGCCTGAGAACCATTTGATATACGGTTTATGGAAATCGTAGTCAAGCACCTTATCCCATTTCTTGAACCAGGTGAGGTTCTGCGCTGCCATGTCGGCCCAGAAGCCCTCAGGGTCTTCTACAGAGCGCTTGTAGAGTGTGTCATACTCTGCCATGCTCTTCACATGCGCCTTGGCGCTGAATTCCTTTGATGGAGGGAAGGTCCTCTTCTCATCCATTAAAACATCCATCTGCTTAGCATCTGACATACAATAACTCCTCCTTTATGAATATGGTTTACTGCAGAATACAGTGCTATAACGGCAAATAAGTATAATATAAACAATAGGTATAAGCAATATATAATTGCTTATAAGCATAAGTAATGGGCATGATTATTTGTAGTTCACGATGATAACACTGACGATGATCCGTATCAGCGGACGAAGGATAACATAGATACCGAGGATCAATATTATGGGGACCAAACCGTCAAGTACTCCCCACGTGGTCTGTTTTTTTTCTTCTGAAACGCGGGAAAAGGGGAATATCTTCTTTACGGCGTTGTACAAAGGCTCAGTGAAGCGTATGAACATGGTGCGAATCACATTGTTCGGGTTCCGAATGACCAGCTGAGCCGCAACCCTGCCGATCACCAGCCACATGAAGAACTGCAGTGTGTAGTCAAAGTAATAATATATCTGTTTTAGTATTTCCATTTTTTATAGGCATCAGCCCCCCTGTTACAGGGGGGCTGACTTTTGAGCCTTCCTTTTCTTAGTGACCTGTGGTCATTCCTTCTTCATGTTCTTTTGCTGCGCCCCTCGGAATACGGACGGACTCAACAAAATCCTGCAGTTCCTGTGAAGGAGGAGCAGTCATCCTCGAAACTACAAAGGTAGCAATGAAGCCCATCGGGATACCGAAGAGGCCAGAAGAAATGGTCTTAATGCCCCAGATGTCAAAACCGTAGAAACGGCTTGCGATCATGTAGCTGACGCAGGAGAAGAAGCCGATGTACATACCTGCGAGACAGCCCCACTTGTTCGATCTCTTGTCCCAGATGCCCATAACAAGCGCAGGGAAGAACGAAGCAGCAGCAATAGAGAAGGCCCAGGCAACGAGCTCAACAATGATCGTCAGCTTGAAGGTTGCAACATAAGCAGAGATCAAGGCAACGATAACGAGCAGGGTCCGCGATACTGCCAATCTCATATTGATGGATGCCTTAGGATTAATTATTTTGTAATACAGGTCATGTGACAGTGCATTCGAGATGGTCAGAAGCAGACCGTCAGCAGTCGAAAGCGCTGCAGCAAGACCGCCGGCTGCGACCAGGCCTGAGATGGTGTAGGGAAGACCTGCTATCTCAGGCATTGCAAGCACGATGGCGTCAGCACCGATCGTCAACTCATAGAACTGGAGGATGCCGTCTCCATTGATATCCTTGAACGATACCAGACCGACCTTGCCCCAGTTTGCCATCCAGGCAGGCAGACTGGCAATTGGTAGTCCAACGACGCTGTTTAAGACCTCGTTCCTTGCAAAGGCTGCAACAGACGGGGCTGTAAAATAGAGCAGAAATATAAAGAAAAGAGACCAGCCGACCGATTTACGCGCATCCTGAACAGACGGGGTCGTATAGTACCTCATCAGGATATGCGGAAGTCCTGCTGTTCCGACCATGAGGCAGAAGGTAAGGGCCAGCATGTTCTTCATATCAAGCCTTGCAAACGGCTGAAGATAAGGCTTGATCTCCTTGGCCTGGGTATCTGCCTTCTTCTTTGCTGCTTCCCACTTTTCTTTTGCCTCTTCAGGAGTCTTGGGGAGTCCTGCTATGGCCTTTGAGATCTTCTCCTTGTCAGCAGGAGTTGCCTCAGGCGGGAGAGCTGCGAGCTTTGCCTCAAGATCTGCCTTCTTTGCGCC comes from the Nitrospirota bacterium genome and includes:
- the acs gene encoding acetate--CoA ligase, which codes for MSDAKQMDVLMDEKRTFPPSKEFSAKAHVKSMAEYDTLYKRSVEDPEGFWADMAAQNLTWFKKWDKVLDYDFHKPYIKWFSGGKLNASYNCLDRFINTPTRNKAAIIWEADDGSYKTYTYQQLFMEVNRFANVLKKQGIKKGDRVTIYLPMIPELAISMLACARIGAIHSIVFGGFSATALRDRIQDCQSSLVITSDKGVRGGKFVPLKTNNDGAVEECPTVQKVIVVKRGDGEVAMKPGRDIWWHDEMASADIKNYCEPEQMDAEDPLFILYTSGSTGKPKGVLHTTGGYCLYTNLTFRYIFDYHEEDIHFCTADIGWVTGHSYIVYGPLSNGATSLMFEGVPTYPNPGRFWSLVEKHRVNIFYTAPTAIRALMREGEQWVSSHDLSSLRVLGSVGEPINPEAWMWYHRNVGKEKLPIVDTWWQTETGGILITPLPGAMTLKPGSACRPFFGVVPRVLKDDGSPAGANEGGKLVIEKPWPGMLRGTYGDPENKRIKEVYFSQYAGKYFTGDGARVDEDGDYWLMGRIDDVINISGHRLGTAEVESALVSHEAVAEAAVVGYPHDIKGEGIYVYVTLKQGVEPTDALKKILVGHVRTMIGPIATPDKLQFAPGLPKTRSGKIMRRILRKIAHNQVDELGDTSTLADPSVVENLVKERL
- a CDS encoding YggT family protein, whose translation is MEILKQIYYYFDYTLQFFMWLVIGRVAAQLVIRNPNNVIRTMFIRFTEPLYNAVKKIFPFSRVSEEKKQTTWGVLDGLVPIILILGIYVILRPLIRIIVSVIIVNYK
- a CDS encoding cation acetate symporter; amino-acid sequence: MVGGKGFLDNLAKIYAIYTGGFIIFVIGLAIAEQMGLSNKAIGYTFMGLTIALYAFIGISSRTAKVSEYYVAGRSVPPLFNGMATGSDWMSAASFIGMAGTIFGLGYDGLAYIMGWTGGYVLLAVFLGPYLRKFGQYTIPDFLGARFGGHAARSIGIVAAITASFTYLIAQVTGVGIIMGRFLGLDFATGVFVGLGGILVCSMLGGMKAVTWTQVAQYIILIIAYLIPPITMSQKVTGIPIPEIMYGQVLQKIDAKEKVINADQKEKDVRALWKADSEKIAADIKGLPASLGAKKADLEAKLAALPPEATPADKEKISKAIAGLPKTPEEAKEKWEAAKKKADTQAKEIKPYLQPFARLDMKNMLALTFCLMVGTAGLPHILMRYYTTPSVQDARKSVGWSLFFIFLLYFTAPSVAAFARNEVLNSVVGLPIASLPAWMANWGKVGLVSFKDINGDGILQFYELTIGADAIVLAMPEIAGLPYTISGLVAAGGLAAALSTADGLLLTISNALSHDLYYKIINPKASINMRLAVSRTLLVIVALISAYVATFKLTIIVELVAWAFSIAAASFFPALVMGIWDKRSNKWGCLAGMYIGFFSCVSYMIASRFYGFDIWGIKTISSGLFGIPMGFIATFVVSRMTAPPSQELQDFVESVRIPRGAAKEHEEGMTTGH